A region of the Stutzerimonas stutzeri genome:
TTCAGCGCAGCGGATATACAGATGAGCTTTCCGATAGAAGCGGCCCATGCCAGAGCCGGACTGGACGAGAGTCGTCCCCGCCTAATGCGCTTCTTGCAGCGCATACAACAGCGACCCGCCTATAAACGAGCCGTGGAGCGCGGAGGACCCGCCTTGCCCACCGCGTAGACGTCACCCAGCCTTAGCGGGAAGAGCGACGATCCTGTTCGCGGCGAGCGCGGACGGGAATGGGTTGCATACGTGGCGGCTCGATCAAGCCAAGAGTGATCGCCAGCTTCCAAAACATTTCATTGAGCCTTGCTTTCATGGTCAGACCCTCCTGCGAAATAACGGGCTACATCGGAGCCATGCGGGCTTCGTGATCAGCATAATCCAACTTCCACCCCGGCGCTCGTGCGCATTGCTGCCGAAAGCCCCCGAACTGCCGCCGCTTTGTTACGGCGCTTTACAACTGCGACCGGGGTGGCCCGAAGGCGTTCAACCAAATTCATCAACGGTGTTTCAATTACGGTCGGCCTTGCGCCGATAAGGAAACACGTCGATCACCTTACCGCCGCGAATGGCGTCCTGCAGCCCCTTCCAATAATCAGCGTCGTACAGCTCGCCATGCAGGCTGGCAAATAGCCGACGCTGGCCATGGTCGGCGAACAGAAAGCGCGGAAACTCCTCCGGAAACACGTCGTTCGGCCCTACCGAATACCAGGGCTCAGACGCCATTTCATCCTCGGGATAGCGTGGCGGCGGGATGTGGCGGAAATTCACCTCGGTGAGGAAGCAAATTTCGTCGTAATCATAGAAAACCACTCGTCCATGGCGCGTAACGCCAAAGTTTTTCAACAGCATGTCACCGGGAAAAATATTGGCCGCAGCGAGCTGCTTGATGGCCAACCCATAGTCTTCCAACACCTCGCGCACTTGCTGTTCGCTGGCGTGCTCCAGATACAGGTTGAGCGGTGTCATGCGCCGCTCGGTCCAGCAATGGCGGACCAGCACGGTATCGCCCTGCACCTCGACCGTCGAAGGTGCAACCTCCAGCAGTTCGGCAAGGCACTCCGGATCGAATTTTGCTTTGGGAAAGCGGAAGTCGGCGAACTCCTGCGTATCGGCCATGCGCCCTACCCGGTCGACGCTCTTCACTAGGCGATACTTTTCGATCACGGTGGCACGGTTGACGCTCTTGATCGGCGAGAACCTGTCCTTGATCAACTTGAACACGGTGTTGAAACCCGGCAGCGTGAACACCGTCATCACCATGCCACGCACACCTGGCGCCATGACGAAACGATCATCGATGTTGGCCAGATGATCGATGAGCGCTCGGTAGAATTCCGACTTTCCGTGCTTGTAAAAGCCAATCGAGGTATACAGCTCGGCGATGTGCTTGCCGGGCAGAATGCGCTTGAGAAAGCCAACAAACTCGGCAGGAATCGGCACCTCGACCATGAAGTACGAGCGGGTGAACGAAAAGATGATCGACACCTCGGCCTCGTCGGTGATCAACGCATCGGCCACGATCCCCTCGCCCTCGCGGTGCAAAAGCGGGATAACCAGCGGCCACTGTTCATCACAGGTAAAGATACGCCCAAGCAGATACGCCCCCTTGTTGCGGTAGAGCACAGAAACGAACACCTCTACCGTGAGTTCGGGGTCTTTGCAGACCCAGTCGGGCAACGTCTCCTGAAGCTGAGTCTGCATGCGTAGCAGGTCTCCCGACAGGTCACAGTACGGGACGGCAAAAGCGTAATCGCCCAGCAGCTGTTCCAGCATGCCGTTCAGATCGCCGTTAGGCCGGTAGGTGCGTGTCTGTGCCAGGCGTTCATGGGCGCGCACAGCGGGGCGCGTGGTATGGATGAACATGGTGCCGTCGCTGATGCAATCGTGGCTGAACAACCCGCAGAAGATCGAGTTGTACCAGGTCTCCGACAGCTCATCATCGAAGCGTGGATTGATCAGATCGATATACGCACTTTTGATTTGCGGCCAGGCATCGACCTGGAGCAGATCGGCTTGATCGAAATCGGCCAATAGGCGTCGTCGTGTTTCGCCGACTTTTTCTTCGTACAGATTGATCCGCGCAGCTGAGGCACGCTGCGCTTCCTGCCACTGGGCTTGCTCGAAGCGCGCCCGAGCGCCTTCGGTGATCAGGCGAAACTGCTCACGGTAGTCGTCGAAGCCAAGAAGGATCTGCCGAGCCATTTCAGCGGCCAGTTTCTGCTGCACCATGATTCACCCGTTACTGGACATGAACGTCCGCCGAGCTTAGCAGCCAACAGTTTGAAAGTCGGTTTCGGATTGCCAGTCGGCGGATCGACGACAACACTTGCAGCTCCCTGAGTTGGAGTCCATCTGAATGCGCCCGCTCGACATGCTTCGCCTGCTCGCCCTCGCCGCCATCTGGGGCGCGAGTTTTCTGTTTCTGCGCATCATTGCGCCGGTGCTCGGTACCTTTCCCACGGCGTTCTTTCGTGTACTGCTGGCAACCGCAGGGCTGCTGGCCATCCTTCTGTTGCTGCGCACGCGCTGGGATTTCCGCGGCAAGCTGGGCTTGTGCCTGGCGCTGGGCGTGATCAATTCAGGCATCCCATTTGCCTTGTACTCGGTAGCCGCGCAACTTGTGCCGGCTGGCTATTCGGCAATCTTCAACGCTACGACGCCGATGATGGGCGTACTGATCGGTGCACTGTTCTTTGCGGAGGAGCTGACGCTAACCAAGTTGATTGGTGTCTTCAGCGGGCTCGGCGGCGTTGCGCTGCTGGTACGTATCGGCCCGATTCCTTTCGATATGGAGCTGCTGCTTGGTGCACTGGCGTGCCTGGGTGCCACCGCCTGTTATGGCTTCGGCGGCTTTCTCACGCGGCGCTGGATCAACCAGGGCGCAGGCCTCAACAGCGAGATGGTGGCCTTCGGCAGCCAAGTCGGGGCCCTGCTTTGCCTGCTGCCATTGCTCGCGCTGTCGCTGCTGAATGCGCCGCCTGTAAGTTGGGGCGATTCACGAGTCTGGCTAAGCCTGCTTGCGTTAGGTCTCGTATGCACAGCATTTGCCTACATCCTCTACTTCCGGCTGCTCGCGGATATCGGACCGGTGAAGACCCTGACGGTAACGTTTCTGATCCCGCCGTTTGGCGTTCTGTGGGGCGTGCTGCTTCTGGACGAGCCGCTGTCGTGGGCTTATGTACAAGGCGGCGCGCTGATCGCACTGGCGCTGTGGCTAATCTTGCGCCAAACACCCGCCACCCAGACACAAGCCGATTTGCGGCGCAGCTGATTCCGCCAGCTACGCCGCGCGCGCATTACTGCACCAGTTCCTGGTCGCTGAACATGTCGCTGAACAGCATGCTGGACAGATAGCGCTCGCCGGAGTCGGGCAGGATCACCACAATATTCTTGCCTTGCATCTCCGGCCGCTCGGCCATACGGACCGCTGCCACCATAGCTGCACCACAGGAGATGCCGCAGAGAATGCCCTCTTCGCGCATCAGCCGAAGAGCCATCTGCTTGGCCTCCTCGTCATCCACCAGCTCGACCCGGTCGACCATGGACAGATCGAGGTTCTTCGGCACAAAGCCTGCGCCGATCCCCTGAATCTTGTGCGGGCTGGGCTTGACCTCGTCACCCGCCAGAGTCTGACTGATGACCGGCGAGCTGGTCGGCTCCACGGCAACGCTGAGGATCTGCTTGCCCTTGGTGTTCTTGATGTAGCGCGACACCCCGGTGATGGTGCCGCCGGTGCCAACGCCGGCCACCAGCACATCGATACTACCGTCGGTGTCGTTCCAGATTTCCGGGCCGGTGGTCTTTTCATGAATCGCCGGGTTGGACGGGTTCTCGAACTGCTGCGGCATGTAGTACTGCTCCGGGTTCGAGGCAGCAATTTCGGTGGCCTTCTCGATTGCGCCTTTCATGCCCTTGGCCGGCTCGGTCAGCACCAGCTCGGCGCCAAGGGCTTTGAGCACCTTACGACGCTCCAGGCTCATCGACGCAGGCATGGTGAGCATCAGTTTGTAGCCGCGCGCCGCAGCGACGAAAGCCAGCCCTATGCCGGTATTGCCGGAAGTCGGCTCGACCAGCGTCATGCCGGGTTTGATCCGGCCACTGTCTTCGGCGTCCCAGATCATCCCGGCACCGATCCGGCACTTCACCGAATAGGCCGGATTCCGCCCTTCGATTTTAGCCATGATGGTGACGCCCTTGGGGCCGAGGCGGTTGATCATTACCAGCGGGGTGTTACCGATGGAGCGTGCGTTGTCTGCGAATATGCGACTCATGGGAATGCCCTGTCCGAGATGTACCAGACCGATCAGCCTATGCGCAGTCCAGGCGTCAGTCCAGCCGAACTCACGGTGGACAACCGGGGTCCATCGTCAACACCCGCTCATCCTCGGAATGCCATGACACGTCGCCTGCTACCTCTGTGGATCGTCCTCGCGCTCGGCCTGCTGCTGGTCCTGCTTCACGTCGCACTGCCCCATCTGGTACGCAATTACCTGAACGAGAAGATGGCCGACATGGGCGACTATCAAGGCCATGTGGAAGACGTCGACCTGGCCTGGTGGCGCGGGGCTTACCGCGTAGAAGGCCTACTGATCGAGAAGAAGGACAAGCGCGTACAGGCACCGCTATTAGAGGCACCAGCTATCGATATCGCG
Encoded here:
- a CDS encoding PA1414 family protein, with protein sequence MKARLNEMFWKLAITLGLIEPPRMQPIPVRARREQDRRSSR
- the cysK gene encoding cysteine synthase A; protein product: MSRIFADNARSIGNTPLVMINRLGPKGVTIMAKIEGRNPAYSVKCRIGAGMIWDAEDSGRIKPGMTLVEPTSGNTGIGLAFVAAARGYKLMLTMPASMSLERRKVLKALGAELVLTEPAKGMKGAIEKATEIAASNPEQYYMPQQFENPSNPAIHEKTTGPEIWNDTDGSIDVLVAGVGTGGTITGVSRYIKNTKGKQILSVAVEPTSSPVISQTLAGDEVKPSPHKIQGIGAGFVPKNLDLSMVDRVELVDDEEAKQMALRLMREEGILCGISCGAAMVAAVRMAERPEMQGKNIVVILPDSGERYLSSMLFSDMFSDQELVQ
- the aceK gene encoding bifunctional isocitrate dehydrogenase kinase/phosphatase, which gives rise to MVQQKLAAEMARQILLGFDDYREQFRLITEGARARFEQAQWQEAQRASAARINLYEEKVGETRRRLLADFDQADLLQVDAWPQIKSAYIDLINPRFDDELSETWYNSIFCGLFSHDCISDGTMFIHTTRPAVRAHERLAQTRTYRPNGDLNGMLEQLLGDYAFAVPYCDLSGDLLRMQTQLQETLPDWVCKDPELTVEVFVSVLYRNKGAYLLGRIFTCDEQWPLVIPLLHREGEGIVADALITDEAEVSIIFSFTRSYFMVEVPIPAEFVGFLKRILPGKHIAELYTSIGFYKHGKSEFYRALIDHLANIDDRFVMAPGVRGMVMTVFTLPGFNTVFKLIKDRFSPIKSVNRATVIEKYRLVKSVDRVGRMADTQEFADFRFPKAKFDPECLAELLEVAPSTVEVQGDTVLVRHCWTERRMTPLNLYLEHASEQQVREVLEDYGLAIKQLAAANIFPGDMLLKNFGVTRHGRVVFYDYDEICFLTEVNFRHIPPPRYPEDEMASEPWYSVGPNDVFPEEFPRFLFADHGQRRLFASLHGELYDADYWKGLQDAIRGGKVIDVFPYRRKADRN
- a CDS encoding DMT family transporter, with protein sequence MRPLDMLRLLALAAIWGASFLFLRIIAPVLGTFPTAFFRVLLATAGLLAILLLLRTRWDFRGKLGLCLALGVINSGIPFALYSVAAQLVPAGYSAIFNATTPMMGVLIGALFFAEELTLTKLIGVFSGLGGVALLVRIGPIPFDMELLLGALACLGATACYGFGGFLTRRWINQGAGLNSEMVAFGSQVGALLCLLPLLALSLLNAPPVSWGDSRVWLSLLALGLVCTAFAYILYFRLLADIGPVKTLTVTFLIPPFGVLWGVLLLDEPLSWAYVQGGALIALALWLILRQTPATQTQADLRRS